From Staphylothermus hellenicus DSM 12710, a single genomic window includes:
- a CDS encoding RsmB/NOP family class I SAM-dependent RNA methyltransferase, translating to MNYILKAHVSYDKAFRTIIHKYSFPRWALRIFYKVGYYTVTYYYSLRWLSAKNGYGTKPAGIINYFSRIGFSIRRARSLIRDEVKQLSRTKRISLLHSYPEFLVKDLLNHMSEKELDKMLKKLNVRKRWLRINTLKTSYESAYKCLEETGIIYQRKNFPDYMVYVEHPKWDPIGHNKCVKNGYVVPQDLASAYVVEALELDRDKYFLDACSAPGLKYSLAFMLTDNKLYGFAIDLSSKRMRTGQILLKRLGVDSSRTILINADSGNIKLSRVFDYALVDAPCSGLGSVYSDPAVKLNTNRRSKLEQYHKKQYRILKNILRYARRVVYATCSIHPLEGEEVIERIVNEGLAETNKINLPGLSTAYKGFNISNSTYRVLPHTMNSQGFYIAVLESKVAGK from the coding sequence TTGAACTATATATTAAAAGCACATGTAAGCTATGATAAAGCCTTTAGGACAATTATTCACAAATATAGTTTTCCTAGATGGGCTCTACGCATATTTTACAAGGTAGGATACTATACTGTAACCTATTATTATTCTCTGAGATGGTTATCTGCAAAGAACGGTTACGGAACAAAGCCTGCTGGAATAATAAATTATTTCTCTAGAATAGGCTTCAGTATTAGAAGGGCGAGATCCCTTATAAGAGACGAAGTTAAACAATTATCTAGAACTAAAAGAATAAGTCTCCTGCATAGTTATCCAGAATTCCTCGTGAAAGACTTATTAAATCATATGAGCGAGAAAGAACTGGATAAAATGCTTAAAAAACTTAATGTAAGGAAGAGATGGCTTAGAATAAATACTTTAAAAACAAGTTATGAATCAGCTTATAAATGCCTAGAAGAAACCGGTATTATTTATCAGAGGAAAAATTTCCCAGACTACATGGTTTATGTAGAGCATCCAAAATGGGATCCGATAGGTCATAATAAATGTGTGAAAAATGGATATGTTGTTCCACAGGATTTAGCAAGTGCATATGTTGTAGAAGCATTAGAACTAGATCGGGATAAGTATTTCTTAGATGCCTGTAGTGCTCCTGGGCTAAAATATAGTTTAGCATTTATGCTTACAGATAATAAACTATATGGTTTCGCTATTGATCTAAGCTCCAAGAGAATGAGAACCGGACAAATACTTCTTAAAAGACTTGGCGTTGATTCTTCCCGAACAATATTGATCAATGCAGATTCTGGAAACATTAAGTTGAGTAGGGTTTTTGATTATGCTTTAGTGGATGCTCCATGTAGTGGATTAGGCTCTGTTTATTCTGACCCGGCTGTTAAATTAAATACGAATAGAAGATCCAAGCTGGAACAATACCATAAAAAACAATATAGGATTCTCAAGAATATTCTAAGATATGCTAGGAGAGTAGTATATGCTACATGCAGTATTCACCCATTAGAGGGAGAAGAAGTTATTGAGAGAATAGTTAATGAAGGATTAGCTGAAACCAATAAAATAAATTTACCTGGTTTATCAACAGCTTATAAGGGCTTTAATATCAGTAACAGCACCTATAGAGTATTACCGCATACAATGAATAGTCAAGGATTCTATATAGCAGTACTGGAAAGCAAGGTGGCTGGTAAATGA
- a CDS encoding radical SAM protein gives MKLKTVYGPHPSRCFDWSLGVDVLLPPKRCPYNCVYCPLGRTSIKTMKPAMLIDPGTVKKELEEFIQVNGCIFSNILVWGHGDPLLNYHTPLIVRTIRETINQYGCRSSIRIRTTGFALGEKWALPLLDIVDEIIIPFDAAGETRQVINDPMDNAKISLLIETLRNIPKTYRRKIAFETNLLKIDGIKNSDLPILDELTSYISSTGIMKIYLKTVNRPSWKQMIKPVKGRLFTRVKDYLVDKGYTVKECTREKHSTIIISSDLEEALINHLLRKPLSTDEIRTIYGNRGIVLAEKMVLENLIDKIPWGQKLFFKVKQTIDLYKWIRR, from the coding sequence ATGAAGCTAAAAACAGTTTATGGTCCTCATCCTAGTAGATGTTTCGATTGGAGCCTCGGAGTAGATGTATTACTTCCTCCCAAAAGATGCCCATACAACTGCGTCTATTGTCCATTAGGGAGAACATCTATTAAAACCATGAAGCCGGCAATGCTCATAGATCCGGGGACTGTTAAGAAAGAACTCGAGGAATTCATACAAGTTAATGGATGCATATTCAGCAACATATTAGTATGGGGACACGGTGATCCACTGCTCAACTATCATACACCACTAATAGTTAGAACAATAAGAGAAACCATTAATCAATATGGTTGTAGATCAAGTATTAGAATTAGAACAACAGGGTTCGCTTTAGGAGAGAAATGGGCTTTACCGCTACTCGACATTGTAGACGAGATAATTATTCCCTTTGATGCTGCAGGGGAAACTAGACAAGTAATAAATGATCCTATGGATAATGCAAAGATAAGCTTATTAATAGAGACATTGAGAAACATACCTAAAACATATAGGAGAAAAATAGCCTTTGAAACTAATCTTTTAAAGATAGATGGAATAAAAAACTCTGATCTCCCAATACTAGATGAGCTAACAAGCTATATTAGTTCAACGGGTATAATGAAGATTTATTTGAAAACAGTAAATAGGCCTTCATGGAAACAAATGATTAAACCTGTTAAAGGAAGATTATTTACAAGGGTCAAGGACTACCTGGTGGATAAAGGATACACAGTTAAGGAATGCACGCGTGAAAAACACAGCACAATAATTATATCCTCCGATCTAGAGGAAGCTTTAATTAATCATCTCCTGAGGAAACCTCTCAGCACAGACGAGATCAGAACAATATATGGTAATAGAGGAATAGTACTTGCTGAAAAAATGGTGCTGGAAAACCTTATAGATAAGATCCCTTGGGGGCAGAAACTATTTTTTAAGGTGAAACAAACAATTGATCTTTATAAATGGATTAGGAGATGA
- the pheT gene encoding phenylalanine--tRNA ligase subunit beta, with translation MIRIAKWDLERLVGRTLSNEEIMDYLPRIKCEVETISEDGEIEYEATHDRPDLYSVEGVARSLRYLLGIKSLNYKFIDEGVKAYNMGVPRRPYAAFAIVKDLELDHESVKQIMQLQEKLATTYGRSRRKASIGVYDLDKFKMPIYYELRDPDNTSLVPLNEAREMSLREILEETEKGKIYGHILRDWDKYPVIRSSDGKILSLAPIINSEDTRVTTYTKNVLIDSTGLDPRTVVDAVTIMATSIAERSTSKKIIFVDTIMPDNTILQAPRDKGPTIELHLDDAEKVLGIKIDTKNIVEYLEKMGHETVEISNNNIKIVAPPYRIDIKSWIDIVEDIAMAIGYDTIGVKADKLPPATHPGRMHSLEYISRLIRKILVGYGFTEITSYMMSNPQTQLEMFGLKDKKIITVLNPKMDKYTGLRRWLTPGLLEVIIENKEKQSSMKIFEIGDVAIPDPNTETGARIERRIGIAITHGKATLTDGLAIVSTLLNRLKLNPTFEKTHIKGMLPERTASIKINGEEIGFVAEIHPDILYRLDYQFPVVVSEIVLNKLLIILRQ, from the coding sequence GTGATAAGGATCGCTAAATGGGACCTTGAAAGACTCGTAGGCAGAACACTTAGCAATGAAGAGATAATGGATTATCTCCCACGGATCAAATGTGAAGTTGAAACTATCTCGGAGGATGGGGAAATAGAGTATGAAGCAACACATGATCGCCCAGATCTATATAGTGTTGAAGGCGTTGCACGTAGTCTAAGATATTTGCTCGGCATTAAAAGCTTAAACTACAAATTTATAGATGAAGGAGTTAAAGCATACAATATGGGTGTCCCCCGCAGACCCTACGCGGCTTTCGCAATAGTTAAAGACCTAGAATTAGACCATGAATCTGTAAAGCAAATTATGCAGTTACAAGAAAAACTAGCAACAACCTATGGTAGAAGCCGGCGAAAAGCAAGCATTGGAGTATATGATCTAGACAAGTTCAAAATGCCTATATATTACGAACTCAGAGATCCAGATAATACAAGTCTTGTACCATTAAACGAAGCCAGAGAAATGAGTCTTAGAGAAATACTTGAAGAAACAGAGAAAGGTAAAATATATGGGCACATACTAAGGGATTGGGATAAATACCCGGTTATAAGAAGTTCTGATGGTAAAATTCTTTCACTAGCACCTATAATAAATAGTGAAGATACCAGGGTCACCACATATACAAAAAATGTATTGATTGATTCAACAGGCTTGGATCCCAGAACAGTCGTTGATGCTGTAACAATCATGGCTACAAGTATAGCTGAGAGATCAACTAGTAAAAAAATCATATTTGTAGACACCATTATGCCTGACAACACTATTCTACAAGCACCACGCGATAAAGGTCCAACAATAGAGCTACACCTAGATGACGCAGAAAAAGTACTTGGAATAAAAATAGATACAAAAAACATAGTTGAATATTTAGAGAAAATGGGGCATGAAACCGTTGAGATAAGCAATAACAATATAAAGATCGTTGCGCCACCATATAGAATAGATATTAAATCATGGATAGACATTGTCGAAGATATAGCAATGGCAATAGGCTACGATACTATTGGAGTAAAAGCTGACAAACTACCCCCAGCAACCCATCCTGGAAGGATGCATTCACTCGAGTATATTTCGAGGCTTATCCGTAAAATACTTGTAGGATACGGCTTTACAGAAATAACTAGTTATATGATGAGTAATCCCCAAACTCAACTAGAAATGTTTGGTTTAAAAGATAAGAAAATAATCACGGTACTGAATCCTAAGATGGACAAATATACTGGTCTCAGGAGATGGTTGACGCCGGGATTACTTGAAGTCATAATTGAGAATAAGGAGAAACAATCATCCATGAAAATATTTGAGATCGGGGATGTAGCTATACCTGACCCCAACACTGAAACCGGTGCCAGAATAGAGAGAAGAATAGGTATAGCGATAACCCATGGAAAAGCAACTCTGACAGATGGATTAGCTATTGTATCAACATTACTTAACAGATTAAAGCTCAATCCAACCTTTGAAAAAACCCATATAAAGGGAATGCTTCCTGAAAGAACAGCTTCGATAAAAATAAATGGTGAAGAAATAGGTTTTGTAGCTGAAATTCACCCCGACATACTATACAGACTGGATTATCAATTTCCAGTTGTTGTATCTGAAATAGTATTGAATAAGTTATTAATTATTCTTAGACAATAA
- a CDS encoding cation:proton antiporter, giving the protein MDVEYLIFEIVMMLMLAKILEIPFRKHHLHPLAGHVITGIVLGPYLLGLVRPSSEMLGIAYFGLLLLMFYTGLTTDYRELKRRGKIVLLMGGMGVLVTFTLIYLVMYFLGYAGLPGIFIAASLSNTATETMAAIVAKKGDAISRSLLVGASFVDDVMAVFIIGILAGLAVENSLSMNTLIILAGKALFFLLSVFLISSLLVNKYPKIYKVISQDYFWFATFSILLALSLAVAAKLFGLSELIGAYLAGILISRGREFHDPMLRTRIAISEFISDFTVVLDALFIPLFFAYIGLSYSPGKVSFYLYLVLLSLAILGKFIGTAPISYISLKDKRRSIAVGLAMSGRGALETALLKLGLDYKIISPILFNTAITVSITTTVLAPILYSIVYRE; this is encoded by the coding sequence GTGGATGTTGAATATTTAATATTTGAAATAGTAATGATGTTAATGCTAGCTAAGATACTAGAGATTCCCTTTAGAAAACATCATCTACATCCATTGGCTGGCCATGTTATTACGGGAATAGTTTTAGGCCCATATCTTCTAGGCTTAGTTAGGCCTTCTAGCGAGATGTTGGGGATTGCTTATTTTGGATTACTATTATTAATGTTCTACACTGGTTTAACGACGGATTATAGGGAGTTGAAGAGAAGAGGTAAAATTGTATTATTAATGGGTGGTATGGGCGTATTAGTTACTTTTACATTAATCTATCTAGTCATGTATTTTCTCGGATATGCGGGTCTGCCCGGAATATTTATTGCTGCATCATTATCTAATACAGCTACAGAGACTATGGCAGCTATAGTTGCTAAGAAAGGAGACGCCATATCTAGATCGCTTCTTGTAGGGGCAAGTTTTGTTGATGATGTAATGGCTGTATTTATCATAGGTATACTAGCCGGCTTAGCTGTTGAGAATAGTTTATCTATGAACACATTAATTATCTTGGCTGGTAAGGCATTGTTTTTCCTATTATCGGTTTTCCTCATTAGTAGTTTATTGGTAAACAAGTATCCCAAGATATATAAAGTTATTAGCCAAGACTATTTCTGGTTTGCAACATTTTCAATATTATTAGCGCTCTCCTTAGCAGTGGCAGCAAAACTTTTCGGATTAAGCGAATTAATAGGTGCTTATCTTGCAGGAATACTTATAAGTAGGGGGAGAGAATTCCATGATCCAATGTTGAGGACCCGTATAGCTATAAGTGAGTTTATAAGTGATTTTACAGTTGTATTAGATGCATTGTTTATTCCATTGTTTTTCGCATATATAGGCTTATCCTATTCGCCGGGAAAAGTGAGTTTTTACCTGTATCTAGTCTTGTTATCACTAGCTATACTAGGCAAGTTTATAGGGACAGCTCCAATATCATATATTTCCTTAAAAGATAAGAGGAGAAGTATAGCTGTTGGATTAGCTATGAGTGGTAGAGGCGCGTTAGAAACAGCATTGTTAAAATTAGGCCTTGACTATAAAATAATATCCCCTATATTATTTAATACAGCAATAACTGTTTCGATAACAACAACTGTTCTCGCCCCAATACTATATTCTATAGTATATAGGGAATGA